In the genome of Bacillota bacterium, the window TGGGCATATACGCCTTCATCGGGAAATACAATGTGCAGTGGCAGTATCTCTGCGCGGCCTCGCTCGTTGCAGTGGTCCCGGTATTCATACTGTTCCTGTATATAGAGAAATACCTCGTCAGCGGGCTGACAGCGGGGGCGGTGAAGTAGTAATGCCCAGGTTGATGTGTTTATGG includes:
- a CDS encoding carbohydrate ABC transporter permease; this encodes GIYAFIGKYNVQWQYLCAASLVAVVPVFILFLYIEKYLVSGLTAGAVK